From the Taeniopygia guttata chromosome 20, bTaeGut7.mat, whole genome shotgun sequence genome, one window contains:
- the SYS1 gene encoding protein SYS1 homolog isoform X1 has product MAAQFRSYVWDPALIVAQMVLLQAGYYSSLGLWLALLGTLGSTGPSLQQVFSDECSGLAVLHPPREAVPGFHRHRSLLPPAGLLDLQLALPLDADVVAGAHRVHGADGGHRGVPVHEDRAPGDPPQLRPQIQRVDCLPLATPRCICHCSQHNAPDASEPSLKKHSRSV; this is encoded by the exons aTGGCGGCGCAGTTCCGCAGCTACGTGTGGGACCCCGCGCTGATCGTGGCGCagatggtgctgctgcaggcgGGATACTACAGCTCCCTCGGGCTCTGGCTCGCCCTCCTCGGCACCCTGGGCAGCACCGGGCCCTCCCTCCAACAGGTGTTCAGCGACGAG TGCTCTGGGCTTGCTGTACTTCATCCGCCGAGGGAAGCAGTGCCTGGATTTCACCGTCACCGTTCACTTCTTCCACCTGCTGGGCTGCTGGATCTACAACTCGCGCTTCCCCTCGACGCTGACGTGGTGGCTGGTGCACATCGTGTGCACGGCGCTGATGGCGGCCATCGGGGAGTACCTGTGCATGAGGATCGAGCTCCGGGAGATCCCCCTCAACTCCGCCCCCAAATCCAACGTGTAGACTGCCTGCCTCTGGCAACACCACGCTGCATTTGTCATTGTTCCCAGCACAATGCGCCCGATGCCTCAGAACCATCCCTGAAGAAGCACAGCAGGTCTGTTTAG
- the SYS1 gene encoding protein SYS1 homolog: MAAQFRSYVWDPALIVAQMVLLQAGYYSSLGLWLALLGTLGSTGPSLQQVFSDEILGFSTPPGRLSMMAFILNALTCALGLLYFIRRGKQCLDFTVTVHFFHLLGCWIYNSRFPSTLTWWLVHIVCTALMAAIGEYLCMRIELREIPLNSAPKSNV, translated from the exons aTGGCGGCGCAGTTCCGCAGCTACGTGTGGGACCCCGCGCTGATCGTGGCGCagatggtgctgctgcaggcgGGATACTACAGCTCCCTCGGGCTCTGGCTCGCCCTCCTCGGCACCCTGGGCAGCACCGGGCCCTCCCTCCAACAGGTGTTCAGCGACGAG ATTTTAGGCTTCTCAACCCCGCCGGGGAGGCTCTCCATGATGGCTTTCATCCTCAATGCACTCACCTG TGCTCTGGGCTTGCTGTACTTCATCCGCCGAGGGAAGCAGTGCCTGGATTTCACCGTCACCGTTCACTTCTTCCACCTGCTGGGCTGCTGGATCTACAACTCGCGCTTCCCCTCGACGCTGACGTGGTGGCTGGTGCACATCGTGTGCACGGCGCTGATGGCGGCCATCGGGGAGTACCTGTGCATGAGGATCGAGCTCCGGGAGATCCCCCTCAACTCCGCCCCCAAATCCAACGTGTAG